A stretch of DNA from Arthrobacter globiformis:
CAGCCCCATGAGCCGTGCCATGTCCGTGCTGTCGTTTCCGTCCGTCAGCGGATGGTCCGTGCGCAGCCACACCTTCCCGGCCCCCGGCCGGTGGCCTTCCGCCACCCGCATTTCCAGGGAACGGATATACCCTCCCGGCCACACGCTCGCACCGTCATAGGGCTTGCACTCTTCCGGCCCGGGGATAGGGCCATCCTCGACGTCGGCCACCGCGGAAGTGTCGCTGGTGATCATGCGCCAGGCTGTTGCCCTGATAGCCACGCGCCCGGCCGCCACCAGTTCAGCCTGCAGCAGCTCGATGGTGCGTCCCGGGCGTAGCGTCGTGGTGACGATTTCACATTCACCGCCGGGGATCAGCCCCAGGATTTCGTAGCTGAGCCTGGCCACCCGCATGTCGTCCCGGGGTTCGTGCCGGTCCAGCCGGTCGGCCAGGAGTCCCGACGCCGGGGCCATGTGCTGCTCGTGGGCGTTCCAGGCCCCCTGGGCGTGGATGGTGGAGCGGAAGCGGCCGCCGCCCAGGTCCTGGTAGTAGAAGTCGCCGTCGGCGAGTTCCGGGAGTTCAGCAGTCAACGTCGACTCCTTCAAAGCGTGATCGGTTAATCCCGGTTCACTCTATCGCTTCCCGCGTAGGGGGCCGTCTCAGGCCTCGATCCGGACCCCGTGCCAGAAGGCCACGTGGTCCCTGATGCGGGCAGCCTCGGAGGAGGGGTCGGCGTAGTACCAGGCGGCGTTCTCGTTCCGTGCGCCATCAACACGCAGGCTGTAGTAGCTTGCCTCCCCCTTCCACGGACAATAGGTGGAACGGGAGCTGTCCTCCAGGTATTCCGTGCGTACCGACGCTTTAGGGAAGTAGTGGTTGCCTTCCACCTTCACGGTGGCGTTACTCTCCGCGATCACGGCGCCGTTCCAGACCGCTCTGACCATCGTGCTTCCTCCTCAGGGATGGTTCCGTTACTCCTCCAACACGTGGCTGTCCGCAATGATTCCAGCAGCGGAAGTGCGCCCACGGGCCGGAAGCCTTCACAATTCCTCAAATGCCCGGCTCACGGTCAGCATAAGTCCGG
This window harbors:
- a CDS encoding thioesterase family protein, with translation MTAELPELADGDFYYQDLGGGRFRSTIHAQGAWNAHEQHMAPASGLLADRLDRHEPRDDMRVARLSYEILGLIPGGECEIVTTTLRPGRTIELLQAELVAAGRVAIRATAWRMITSDTSAVADVEDGPIPGPEECKPYDGASVWPGGYIRSLEMRVAEGHRPGAGKVWLRTDHPLTDGNDSTDMARLMGLVDTANGIAARVPPGKDSYAFPNLDLQIHMYRRPEGEWLGLDNAVSFGADGIGLTSTVLHDRSGPFGRAEQILTLRKS
- a CDS encoding DUF427 domain-containing protein, translating into MVRAVWNGAVIAESNATVKVEGNHYFPKASVRTEYLEDSSRSTYCPWKGEASYYSLRVDGARNENAAWYYADPSSEAARIRDHVAFWHGVRIEA